The genomic stretch gttGACAAGAGCAGAAGAGAAAATTGTGCTGATATTGAGAATCAACCACTCATCCTCATTCGCTTCCATTCACAGTAACTAAACAAAAAACTCTGTGCACCCAAGAATAGtttaaaaaaactaaacaagcaaattttgaaaattttgagtttcttaAAAATGTTCCAAGAACTACAACACATGTAGTCTTTGCAAATCCTTAAGAACACAGATTGGAAAAGCAGCATGATATATACAAACAATTTGGTGAAGAAATCTAACACAAGGAAATTTCACTTCTGATGCAAGTGGAAGATTGATGAAACATAATCCCATAACAAATGAGGTGACAAATATAGCCATGATGGCTCATTTGTGCTGTTTTCAGAGACCACCAACAACAGATTATTGAAGTATCGGCTCAAAGAGAAAACGACTGAAGTCTTTCTGAACTTAACAACACAGCCACTTAAAATCAAGAGGGCTCCAACCTTCGGAGAATTTTGGCTGGCAGCCAATGACATTGTGCTACAGCCACGCTCCCTTAAGCCATTTGGCTACAAATTTAAATTGTTTGGTCAATTGCTACTCACAAAGAATTTGCAACTGCAATATAACAACACTCAAGTTAATGTCTTACAAGAATATCCTGTCAATGGTGGCACGTTATCTATTGGTTCACGGGATGCATCATATGTTGGCATTTTCAGGAAATGGTAAGCCACCGTGTAGTTGACGTTGGCAGCTTGACCAAGTTTGCTATCTACTACTGGAAATAAAATGTACTATTGACCTTGTCTGGTTTTCGGTTTAATGTTGTTCTATAAGTTAGACGGTTAGCAGCCCTGAAAGCAATGCAAATCTGGTATTCTACGTGTGTTATTTGATATTTTCAATTTGATGTATATCAAATAATCGAAGTTGAGATTAAGAGTTGAGGGTACTTGTTTTTTGAACAAACTCAGAACTTGCATTTAACAGTAAAGCAATTGTAATTTTGTACCAAGGTATAGACAATTGAAAATACATTAGTGCCTCTAGCATGTAATCTTTGTATAACTGCACATTAAACGGCTAATTAAGTATCAAAAGTAACAAAATATCTATGCTAATGATATATGCGTAGTGATCAAGGGTGCTTGAAACAAAAGCTTTGAATGAAGTGTTACTAATTTGTagtttatatatacatatatgaaTAATATGATATGgttatgtatatgtatatgtctATAAAATGAAATATATGATACTTTATTGTGGTAAAATAATGTAatttttcttatcaagtttTTGTGGTAAAAggataattttattatattagTTTATTATCAATTGGTGTATATGCATACATGCATACACacatgtatgtgtatatatgcaTACACAcatgtatgtgtgtatatacACACAGCTAGGGGAAATTGAATTGAAGAATTGAACAGAGATGGACAAATCAAGAATCGCACTGGTTTAATAAGAACTATTCTAGTTTGAGTTCATCATTTCGACTGAACAAGTAGCTGGTTTGCaaaatttaaaatgatttttgaatCCCTCAAGTTTTGAAGCTCAACCTAGCCCACAAAGCAATCCAATTGACAATTTTACAGTTTTAAAACCATGGATATAACATTATTTTACAGTTTTAAAACCATGaataaaacattatttttcttcaaatttgtGATTAAATGAATCCACTTTTCCATTGTAGTTCATCAATCGTAGTTATTGCCTtctttaaatttaatttaaagtagtttttgaatttagttttacttttatttaaaatttagtATTTGACAGTTGACACCCGGCTGGACCAGTACAATAAGACCATTGGACAAATAGTACAACATTCATTAGTAGAACTTTACACCTGTCAAAGTCAAAACGAAATCCCGCTATCAAATAAAACCCGAGCCAAATCATAACGACTATCAAATAACCCAATTCGTGGCTTCACCAGACTAGAGGATAGAGTCATAGCCGGCCTACTGTCACCCCTAATTTTTTTCCCCGTTCTTCAATTTGGCGGAAGACGACATACGGTTTGTAAGCGGTCATGATCATGGTCTTCTGCCCATATGAGCAATATAACAATTACATTGGGAATCCCATTTTAAGCGTAACAATTGCTTTCACTGGTAGAGCTAGAAAATTGGCGACGCCATTTTAAGTATAACAATTTTTTGTAGTACTACTGATCAAAACTTTAAATATTAGGGGTGAAAATATGCAAAGTTTTTACCAATgccaatttgattttgattattAGTTATTGTGATTTTTTCTTAGTTATCCTAAATCTTCctaaaattagaaattttgagGATCACATTTGTTTTGATCGAAATATTAGGGGCTAGTTTATTGCATAGACCAAACATTAACAATATATTTGAATAGAAAGAAAGTTGTGTGGGAAAATAAGGTGCAAGGAAGTGAggtaaaaggaaatgaaaattattttttgatttaCATTTGTTATCAAGAAAACTTTTGTGTGTCTAACTAACCCATTTTCCTTTAAAATCCTACCAATTTTGCGAGACACAAAATGCAAGAaattacaacaaaaaaaaaaaaaaattcaacattCCTACTAACcataaatgaaagaaaaataactaattttCCTTCACTTTCCTATACTTCTCTTTGCAAACTAACACTATCTAAGGCCTACATCTAAATTATAAATATTAGGTTCCTCTTCCATaaaatgttgaaatttttgTCAATATTCTTAGTGTTTGTTTGTAGAGAAAAATGTGGGAAAGTGAAGgaaaattagttattttttccTTCATGCATATTTGGTTTGCAAGAatgttgaaaaattttcttacattttcctGCACTTTCTAGCATTTTTTGTCTTGCAAATTTTGCaggattttgaagaaaatagtTGGTTACTCATAGAAGTTTTAATAACTGCTACTAATTATCATTAGCTTTTTATTTTCTCTCAATGTTTTTCTTAGTAACCAACCATATATGGGAAACTCAGTCTCATTGTTCGTTATCTAACTTTCCTTCATTTTCCCATGCAACTTTTCTTCTGTTCAAACGGAGGATTAAAACCTTTTCCCCCACCAGAGCTATGTACTGTAGACCCAGGTCCAGATC from Coffea eugenioides isolate CCC68of chromosome 8, Ceug_1.0, whole genome shotgun sequence encodes the following:
- the LOC113780250 gene encoding protein STRICTOSIDINE SYNTHASE-LIKE 12-like gives rise to the protein MADTFFGLAVVGPNGGKATIIATSVNGVQFNFLNGCDVNPISREVVFTDAGQTFDISHDGSFVLFSETTNNRLLKYRLKEKTTEVFLNLTTQPLKIKRAPTFGEFWLAANDIVLQPRSLKPFGYKFKLFGQLLLTKNLQLQYNNTQVNVLQEYPVNGGTLSIGSRDASYVGIFRKW